The window AAGCTTTGCTGATATTTGCGCTTGAATGCCATCTTTCAAATAAAGGAAGAACAACAAACAGGATCAAGGCTCTTGCACCAAAAGCTGCAAGCACCAGCACCCCAAGCAAAAGCCATTCGTTCAGGCTGATGCTTCCCATAATCTTCGGAACCACCATCCCCACCAGAATAAAAATAATTGAATTGGCCCAAAAGGCAAAATGATCCCATGTCTCATGCAGTTTTTCCCAGGTTTCCGGTGAAATGGTGGAGTGACCGTATGACCCCACTACTAAAGCCGCCCCCACAACCGACATCACGCCGGAAACATGAAAATAATGTTCAGCCAGAATGAAAGAGATATAAGCCAGCGACAAGGTTAGAGTTATTTGAACAAGAGGATATTGTCCCATTTTAGATAAAACAGAACAAAACACTCGACCGATGAAAAGTCCTGCAAGTATTCCCAGCAGGAAAACTTTCACAAAAGATTGAATGCCGGAAAAAACACTTCCCCTGGAGTCTCCTGTAAGAATGGCGGTTAATATACCGAACAGGACAATCGCCGTAGCATCGTTAAACAGGCTTTCACCCTCCACGAGTATCGACAATCTTTTTGGAGCCTGAAGCTCTTTGAAAATTGCCATCACCGCAACCGGGTCTGTTGCTGAAACTATAGCTCCCAAAAGAAGGCAAAGAATAAGTGAAGTCCCGGAAACCCAATGAAGCGTATAACCCACCATTATGGCTGAAATCAGCAAGCCGACAACAGCAAGCAGAAGAATGGGGGCGATATCATCGACCAGCCGATGCGCATCAATACCCAATGCCGCCTCAAAAACCAATACGGGAAGAAAGATGAAAAGGACTGCATCGGAGGAAATGTGAAAGGAATTCAGGCTAACAAGAAAGTCATGGAGAATTCCCAGGTGCTGTATATCAATTCCCCATTGAGTGGAAACTCCAAGCAGGCAACCTGTTAACGCAAGCAATACAGTGTATGGAATATTAAGGCGATGCGATGCGGGGAACATCAGGACAGCCAGCCCTAATAAACCACTAAGTCCTAATATTGGCAACTAGATTGGACCCAAGGGGTCTAACTTAATTAATTGGACTTACCTGGTACCTACCAAAATCAGAGGGAAAACTTTTATTCTCTATTATTAGAGGCAGCGAAAATTAAAATATTCTATTCATATTCAATGTTTTCTGATATTAAGAAGCATTTCTTTTGCTCACAAAATTACCAACAGCCCTTTCCGAATTAAGATCACCACTAGAAGAACCAGCAGTGAGACCGCCCAAAGAACCAGATAGGTCACCATTGACTGGTTGGCCTTTTGTTTTTCAAGCCAACTGCGGGGTTTCACACCACGAACCCAGAACACAACCTTGGCGGCAAGGTTCACACTTACGATATTGACTGCCAAAAGCAAAGCCGCCCCCAATGCAAGCCTGGGTTGACCAGCACCCATCATCAGTCCCAATGTAGCAGTAGGAGGTAACAGAGCCACTGCCACCATCACCCCCACAAGTACACTCGCAAGCCCAGTTGTTAAAGACAAGACTGCCGCAGCCCCTGAAGCTAAAGCAAGCACCACAGAGTCTAACCCTACATCAGTGCGAGCAATCAATTCATGGCTTTCCAGGTTGATTGGATAAATAATCCCTATAATTATTGAAAGCGAAAGCGCCAGGGTAACTCCCGCTATTGTGGTTTTAGTCGCTTGCCACATCAGGGCCATATCACCCAGTGCAGCTCCCAACGCAAGAGCCATGTTCGGCCCAAGAAGAGGAGCAATCACCATAGCCCCGATGACCACCGCAACATTGTCTTCCAGCAAACCGATGGCGACAACCACAGTTGAGAGAAATACCAACAGCAGATAGGTTGAATCCAGATTCGCGTTCCTGACAACATCGTTATAGAGCTCTTCGCGGGTGGTTGTAACTGTTTTTCTGGTTTCTTCGTCAGAGGGTTCTTTCTCCTTTCTTGGTAATGCAGCTTCGAGTTGCAGAACAAGAATTCTTGAAGATTCTCCCAACAAACCCTGCAGGGCATCCAGCACGGATTGTCGTTTCGCATCGTTAACAAGAAGGCGGATCAATTGCCTGTCTTGCTGATCCGGGGCTCCTATCCAGTTAATCTCCAACTCATGCTGATCAGCAATACTGGTGACCGGACCCATATTCTGCTTATCTGTAATCACTTCAATTAATTTCATAGATCTCCGTGAAACGGGCCGTACCCGTATCGAGGTGGGAAGAAAATGTTTTCAACCTTTGACGCTTGCGCCAGGCAGTTAATTCATTTTCTTTGTTTGAAGGTTGGAGATGTTACGCATGATCTGCTCGTTGCATGCTGCGCATAAATACCATTCACCCGAAAAAATCCAACATTCTTCTTCAACCCAGAGGCGCGCATCTTCTTTACTTTCACAAAATTCCCCGGCCTCTTCACAACCTTCAGCAATTTTCAACTGGCAGGGAACCGCGAACCCCCCATCTCCGTCCTCTATATATTTAATTTCATCCGACATGGTCTTTTCCTATTCAATTATGGATACAAAGTATCCTTTTGGAGTACCTCTAAATATTGCCTTTGGCCATGAGCGACCCTTATGAAATAAAAGGACGCGAGTTGCCATAAAGTAGAATCACAGAATTAATAGTGATTCCCATTAATTATTAATCTGAGCGGCACTGAGAACTTTTCAATGCTTCAGACCATCATGATTATAATAAACTCTTACCTGTAATAAAAGCGTAGGCCCTTAATTGATGAAATTCATGAGCGCTTGCCAAATCATTCCGGATCAGGTAGAAATGGAACTAACTTGAAACATTTCAACGAGAGCAGAATTGTGCCTTTTTTTTCTTCTAGACTTTTATACCGAAATTTCCTCGCCTTTAGTCTTTTAGTTTTATTCATCGGTTGCGGGGAAAGTGAAGGCCCCTCTTCTCAACCCGAAAGCCCTCAGGAACTAATCATCAATGCCACTGAAAAACAAAGAATAGGGGCTTTTAATGAAGCCGTTGAAATTTTAAACCAGGCCCTGAAGCTGAGCCCGGATTCTGTAGAGGCTTATTACAGGATGGGGCGGGTTCATGATGAAGCCGATAATAGAGATGAGGCAATTGCCGCATTTAAAAAAGCTCTCCAGATCGAACCTGATAACCTGAAGGCCCGATTAGGACTGGGAGATGTTTATTCAAAAATGACACGGAACGATCTGGCGGTGGCAGAATTTTTAAAAGCCGAAGCTCAAAGACCAGACGATACTGAACTTCTCTTTAAAATTGCCCTGGAATATTGGTATGACCAGAAACTCAACGAATCAGCAAAATATTACCAGAAGATACTTGCCATCGAACCAGATCATGTCCAATCCCACTTGAATTTAATAAGCGTGTACGAGAAATTGAAAAACTGGGATAAAGCCATTGAGGAAATTGAAATCTCCAAACGGTTGGGAAGGGAAACCAACAACTATCAGGCTATTGCAATTGCAGAAAGAAAATTGGCTTTTATAAAAGGACGAATGGGCATGAGTGAAAAGGACTACAAACGTAAAACCCAACCACCGTTCGACTAAAACTTATCTCCCGGTAGCTTTGTGAATATTTTCTTTTAAAGAGGAAGACTTGTCCGGGGTTGGGTCTATCAACGGCCAGATCAAAATAAACAGAATAAATCCGGCAACAACAATCCCGATAATAGAACCGACCCAGTCCATCAGGCCATACTTTTCTTCCTCGTCACTCACAGTTCATTTTTATCCGATAAAGTTTTTGGTATCCAACGCGGCACCTGGCTTTTGTATTCCCTGTATGGTTCGCCAAACCTTTTTTCCAGGTCTGGTTCTTCCCAGGCTGGAATGAGAACCAGACACAACCCACAGAAGAACAGAAACCACACTCCCAGTGGAACGGATCCAAAAAACAGGGCTTCTCCCAGTAATACCAGCAAGACACCTGCCATCATTGGATTTCGCATATGGATATATGGACCCTGTATCACCAGCTTCTTAGGCGGATCAAACGGAGCCGGTGTGCCCTCCCCCACTTCTGTAAAGAGAGAAACCGTCTTCCAACAGACAACTGCACCCGAAAAGATCATCAACGTTCCGGTCAAAGACCTAAAGCTATCAACAGAATAAGAAAAACGTGCAAGCACTCCTCCTGGACGCGAACACCATACCAGGAAAGCCGGGATAACCCCCATCACATTCAAAGGAAATATCAGAAACGCCTTGACCAACGAACGAGATAGTTTCATGTTCCCGGTTAGTTTTTATGAACTTTTTAACCGTAATCAAACACCATCAACACAATAAAACCTATGGTGACTATGGCCGAAAACCAAGCCATGAATTTAAGCATCATTTACCACCTCACAAGAGTGAAAGCAAAAATTAATACTGGCAAAGATCTCTTTCACAAGGGATCTTTCACAATACAATTGGAAACGTTATAAGGCTAATTCTTTTATAATAATTGCAACAACAGGCTTTTTGTTGGAAAATTTTTATAAAAAGTGATTTTTTTGAAGGGAAGCAGTGGCGAAAGAACATCAGCCTGAGGAAAAATGCCAGAAGCTCTGGTAAGTTTTTATAGGTTAGTAAAATTATAAACCTACATCCAAAACCCAAAGGTTATCAAGACTGTTTTTTAAGCAGTTGCAACTGGTTTTGAGCCGCGGTTGCGGGATTTTTTCCCAGGTTTAACCGAAAAGTATTTTTTTCTGCTCTGGATTTTCCTCTTTTTTGCAGCTGAATTGAAATTACGCCCGGATAAATGTCTTCTCCCAGAAGCACTCTTCCGTTTTGACTTTGTGGCTACAGACTCGGAATGATAGGGATGGTCTGCCACAACAGTTACTGTCCTGTTTATCGTTTTCTCTATTTTTCGCAGATAACCCTTCTCACCGTGATCGCAAAAAGATAGAGCGATCCCCGATGCTCCCGCTCTGGCTGTCCTGCCAACCCTATGGACATAACTCTCGGCTTCATTAGGAAGTTCATAGTTGATAACGTGGGAGATTCCTTCGACATCCAAACCTCGTGACGCAACATCCGTAGCTACCAGAACACGAACTTTTCCCGAACGAAACTTTCTCAGTGCCTCCATTCGCGAAGCCTGAGACTTGTTTCCATGAATCGTATCAGCCTTGATTTTAGCTTTCCCAAGATTTCTGACAATCCTGTTTGCCCCGTGTTTGGTTCGAGAGAATACAAGTGCCCTTTTAAAGCTGGTTTCCTGCAATACAGCTTCCAGCAAAGCGCCTTTGTTTTCACGATCTACAAACAAAACACGCTGATCAATTTTGTCCACAGTGCTTGCCGGTGGATTCACAGATATTCGTACCGGGTCTTTAAGAAACTGTTTTGTAAGTCGCAGGATGTCTTCGGGCAGCGTAGCCGAAAATAGCATCGACTGGCGTTTTTCCGGTGTCATCGCATATATTTTCTTAATATCCGGTAGAAATCCCATATCCAGCATACGGTCTGCCTCGTCAAGCACAAACACTTCTATATTATCCAATCTAAGGAAACCCTGTTGATACAAATCCAGCAGCCTTCCCGGTGTAGAAATCAATATGTCCACACCTCTCTTTAAAGCAGAGATCTGTAGTTTTGGGCTCACTCCTCCATAAATCACAGCCTGTTTCATATTCAGGTGCTTGCCATAAACCCGGAAACTGTCGCTGATTTGAACAGCCAGTTCTCGGGTTGGGGTAAGTATCAAGGAACGCGCACCTTTTGCGCCGGGAGTTCGCTTTTCACCCGATAAACGTTGCAAAATAGGTAAAGCAAATGCTGCTGTTTTCCCAGTGCCGGTTTGTGCGCAGCCCAGAAGGTCCCTCCCCTGCAAAAGATGCGGAATAGATTTTCTCTGTATCGGTGTTGGTGTGGTGTACTTCTCACCATCAACAGCACGTTGAAGAGGTTCGGAAAGGTTGAGAGCTTCAAAGCCCAATGCAGGTGATTCGATTGTCATAATTTTCCTTATCAGAAACTGGATAGCCCATTGAACATGGGCATCAAACTAACTCTTGAATATACCGCTCTAAATCTCAAACTGAGATCTATGAGTTATAATTAATAAATCAGGATTTGAGCTTATTATGAGAAAATGAGGGAGAAATCAGACAACCGGTGGTCCGGGAGGCGACTCAATCTTAAAACATTACCAGTTATGGCAATACACCTGTAATTCTCTAGAAGGCTAAATCTCCTTAAGTATTTCTCATTCTAATTCAAGTCTTTATAAAACACCAGAACTTATTAATCTTAATTGGTTTAGCATTCAGGCCCTTAACAATCTCACTTTTTACAGATCAGCCTAATGATTTGTCCTAAATGCCAATTTGAACAAGTCGAGTCAAAAACCTGTGTTAATTGTGAAGTTATATTTTCAAAATACCGTTCTTACCTGGAACGTAAGCAAAAGATAAAAGATGAAATTGCCACTGAACCTATAGAAGAATATCTTCCTACTGCAACCGTTCATAAATTTGCATTTTTAAATCAACCCTGGAAACCCTTAACAACACCGGCATTTATTTTTCTTTCACTACTTTTTTTATGTATTTATTGTTTTTTTCTAAAACAACACAATTCGCAGATTGGAATTTTTTTACAGGAATGATTCATAATGTGAACCTCGTCTTCCATGAAGCAGGGCATGCTCTCTATTGGAATATTCGGGAATAATACCCTGACAGTTTTTGGAGGAAGTTTGAATTAAATACTGATCCCTGTTATTACTTTTTCATCATTTTATTACCCACGAGATAAGGTTGGTGCCAGTTTTGGCCTGTTTTGGTTTTTTGGAAATTTTATTGATGTAAGTATTTATATGTCAGGTGGGAGTTATTTAAACCTTCCCCTGATCGGAGAGTTGGATATGGAAGCTCACGACTGGCGGAATCTGTTCAATAAATTTGATTTATGGGGGATTGACCAGGTGCTTTCAAATTCAATGCTTTACCTAGGCTGGGCTGGAGTCATTGTGTCCTGAATCTGGCTTTTTAAAAGTTGGCGGGAAGACAGCAATAAGGGGTCAAAAAATCAATTAGACTAAGCAATTTTATCAACTGGTTTTTCTTCATCTCTTTTAGGAGTAGTTTTATACAAGCCGTCGCCATCCCTCCTTCTTTTGTTTTTAATCATCGACTGAGAACACCAATCTTTACCCATATTCCCTTCCCGCGCCAGACTAAATTTTCTCACCTCATTGCATTCCGGGCAATGAACACTGATATTATTGTCTAAAGCTCGGGATACAACAAATCTCAATTCAGCTGAGCATTGCTCACAAGAATAAACAAAAGAAGGCATAAAAAATACTTAGAGGAAAAAACAAGTAAGACGATTATTTACAACTACTCGTAAAAAGATAAGATCTCAATTTATTTTTGGCAATAATAGAGTTTAGATTTATCATCTTGAAAAACCAAAAAAATTTACCAACTTTATATCAGAAATAAAAAAAATCTGAAATAAAAAAACACTACGATTTTTTAAAAGTTTTTCAAAATGGGCGATTTAACTGAACTAATTAAAACATTTGTAATTCTTCTGGCTATTATTGACCCCATCGGTAACCTTGCGATTTACATTTCCCTGACTGCTGACAAAACCATAGAGGAACATAACTCAATAGTTTTCAAAACATGTTGTGCATCTGTAGCTTTATTGACCTTATCCTTTCTCTTTGGAAAATATATTGTGGCTTTTTTTGGTATTCAAATGCCGGCTTTCAAATTGATAGGAGGTATTTTCCTGGTTTATATAGCTTTTACTATGCTGACTGATAGTAAAACCTCATTTTTGATTTCCCAGGATACAGAAGCAAAAGAGGATATTGCCTTCATGCCAATGACCTTTCCCCTTTTTATAGGACCCGCAGCTATAAGTTCTGTAATTATTCAATCCAGTGAATTTAATTTATGGACAACCAAAATATTTTCCATAGTTGAATTCATACTTATAGGCATCCTGATCTGGATATCCTTAAAACTTGCCAATAAAATTCTGTTGTTCCTGGGAAAAGGAGGTATCAAGTTTATCACCCAGATTATGGGACTTCTTCTGGGTAGCCTGGCCATAGGAATAATCGCTGATGAGCTGAAGATTCTTTTACCAGGGCTATCTTAAATCCCCTAATACATCTTCATGGATTACATGAAAAATAGATCTGACTACATTCACTACCATTAGCGTTATTCTTATAATTCTGCTGGGATTTACGGTAAACTAGCTGAATGAGCCAAATATCCGAAAAAGTTTCGTAAACACTGTGTTCTTCGCGTTTTCCATATTATTGATTTTTTCGAGCTTTAAGATACTCTATATAGGATAAAAGTTGAAGAAGGCGTGATAACCTTTCATAGGACTTCGTGCCCTGTAAGGGTAAATCCAAAAAGAAGCGGTATCGCCACACTCCCTTCGGGAGTTCGCGATGACATCCTTAAACTTTTCTCAACTTGTTTTACAAAATGTTTAAATACAAATGTAGCTTATTGCACATAAAGTAAATTTCCCAATTATTTTTAATGTGTATGAGCATGTATTGCCTAAATTCAAATTAGGTGGCACAATTATTTTATGAACCCCGCATTAAAAATCGGGATAGCCCAAATTCTCTCTCTATCTATTTTTGGGACCGGTGTCGCTTTTGCCCTAGTGGATAAAGTTCCACCCGTGGCTGGTTCACTCTTCGATGAGTCTGACTATATTTCATCAGGCTTGCCCCAATTGCCTCCTCCTTCGACAACTAAACCGCTTAATCTGATATCGGTATATTCTCTCAACGAGGAAAAAAACCAATCGGTCCATACCGCCACTTTTGAAAAGTTATATAAAGCTATTGAACTAAATGATCTAGAGAAAGCAAAAAAGTTACTAATAGGTTTAGATATTAATGGTCAGGACAAGCGCGGCATCACTCCGCTTTATAAATCTGTTTTCCACAATCGCACCGGATTGGTCCATTTACTGCTGGAACAAGGAGCAGATGCCAATCTCACAGATCACGAAGGCCTCAGCCCGCTTCATGTTGCCGCATTGGAAAATCTGGGAAAACTGGTACCAGTGCTACTGGATCGGGGAGCCGATTTAGAAGCTAAAGATAATTATGGTTATACTCCCCTACATCTCGCCGTCGACCAGGGTAGTACCAAATCTGCCAGTGCGTTGATTGAAAGGGGCGCTAATGTAAACAATCGTTCTGACTGGGACAACACTCCATTGCATGCTTCCGTCGCCAGCGGGAATATGAAACTCGTCAAGCTATTGCTCAAAGAAGGTGCAAAGATTGATGCAATAGACAGGCTGGGCCGCTCAGTTCTGCACTGGGTAGCGGAAAAAGGTTTTCTTAGTATTGCCAAGTTTCTGATCATTAAAGGCGCTCCCATTCACCAACAGGATAAGGATGGACATACCCCCCTTCATGAAGCGGCAAGATGGGACCAGCGCAAGATGGCCAAACTTTTTCTGTTACACGGAGCCAACGTGAACGCCAAAGGTATAGACGGTCGCGGTCCGTTGCATCTTGCCATCGCGAATGGAAATATTGATATTGCCAACCTGCTCAAACGCCATGGCGCTATATTGTAACAGGCTTATCGAGTGCTCCAACATCAGTCCATATTCGTTTCATATTCAGAATGAAAAATTACGCAATCTATTTATTACT is drawn from Nitrospinota bacterium and contains these coding sequences:
- a CDS encoding TIGR00341 family protein, which encodes MKLIEVITDKQNMGPVTSIADQHELEINWIGAPDQQDRQLIRLLVNDAKRQSVLDALQGLLGESSRILVLQLEAALPRKEKEPSDEETRKTVTTTREELYNDVVRNANLDSTYLLLVFLSTVVVAIGLLEDNVAVVIGAMVIAPLLGPNMALALGAALGDMALMWQATKTTIAGVTLALSLSIIIGIIYPINLESHELIARTDVGLDSVVLALASGAAAVLSLTTGLASVLVGVMVAVALLPPTATLGLMMGAGQPRLALGAALLLAVNIVSVNLAAKVVFWVRGVKPRSWLEKQKANQSMVTYLVLWAVSLLVLLVVILIRKGLLVIL
- a CDS encoding tetratricopeptide repeat protein translates to MDEIHERLPNHSGSGRNGTNLKHFNESRIVPFFSSRLLYRNFLAFSLLVLFIGCGESEGPSSQPESPQELIINATEKQRIGAFNEAVEILNQALKLSPDSVEAYYRMGRVHDEADNRDEAIAAFKKALQIEPDNLKARLGLGDVYSKMTRNDLAVAEFLKAEAQRPDDTELLFKIALEYWYDQKLNESAKYYQKILAIEPDHVQSHLNLISVYEKLKNWDKAIEEIEISKRLGRETNNYQAIAIAERKLAFIKGRMGMSEKDYKRKTQPPFD
- a CDS encoding isoprenylcysteine carboxylmethyltransferase family protein; translation: MKLSRSLVKAFLIFPLNVMGVIPAFLVWCSRPGGVLARFSYSVDSFRSLTGTLMIFSGAVVCWKTVSLFTEVGEGTPAPFDPPKKLVIQGPYIHMRNPMMAGVLLVLLGEALFFGSVPLGVWFLFFCGLCLVLIPAWEEPDLEKRFGEPYREYKSQVPRWIPKTLSDKNEL
- a CDS encoding DEAD/DEAH box helicase, with protein sequence MTIESPALGFEALNLSEPLQRAVDGEKYTTPTPIQRKSIPHLLQGRDLLGCAQTGTGKTAAFALPILQRLSGEKRTPGAKGARSLILTPTRELAVQISDSFRVYGKHLNMKQAVIYGGVSPKLQISALKRGVDILISTPGRLLDLYQQGFLRLDNIEVFVLDEADRMLDMGFLPDIKKIYAMTPEKRQSMLFSATLPEDILRLTKQFLKDPVRISVNPPASTVDKIDQRVLFVDRENKGALLEAVLQETSFKRALVFSRTKHGANRIVRNLGKAKIKADTIHGNKSQASRMEALRKFRSGKVRVLVATDVASRGLDVEGISHVINYELPNEAESYVHRVGRTARAGASGIALSFCDHGEKGYLRKIEKTINRTVTVVADHPYHSESVATKSKRKSASGRRHLSGRNFNSAAKKRKIQSRKKYFSVKPGKKSRNRGSKPVATA
- a CDS encoding NAAT family transporter, whose product is MGDLTELIKTFVILLAIIDPIGNLAIYISLTADKTIEEHNSIVFKTCCASVALLTLSFLFGKYIVAFFGIQMPAFKLIGGIFLVYIAFTMLTDSKTSFLISQDTEAKEDIAFMPMTFPLFIGPAAISSVIIQSSEFNLWTTKIFSIVEFILIGILIWISLKLANKILLFLGKGGIKFITQIMGLLLGSLAIGIIADELKILLPGLS